The window GAGTAATGAATACGCCTTTTACCGGGACTTGTCAAACATCACTTGCATGGTTGGTGTTGTTTTTGATGATAAATAGCTTAAAATTGACTTAATTTGATATTTTATTGCGCAATTATTGCGATTGAATGCAACAAGTAGGATGTGATGGCTCTGTTCAATCCGGTAGTTAATAATCAGAGTTGTATGAAGAATTGATCGCTCTGCTGTGGGCTGCGTATTGCTGATTATAGTCAACCAATCGCAATATGAGCCTGATGCATGGCATCTTTGAATTTCGATAACCGCTTTATTCACGAACTACCGGGCGATCCGCTGACAGTAAATCAAACCCGGCAGGTCAACGCAGCATTCTGGTCAACCGTGACACCAACTCCGGTGCCACAACCGCAACTGATCGCCAGTTCTGCCGAGGTGGCGGCGTTACTGGGTCTGACACCCGCTGATTTACAACAACCCGAGTGGGTAGCGGCCTTGGCGGGCAATGAATTATTAGATGGCATGTCACCTTTTGCGACCTGTTATGGTGGTCACCAATTTGGCCAATGGGCCGGGCAGTTGGGCGATGGTCGCGCGATCAGTTTAGGCGAATTACTGCATGCTCAGCAGCGTTGGGAGTTGCAACTCAAAGGCGCTGGGCCGACACCGTATTCGCGCCGTGCTGATGGCCGTGCTGTTTTGCGTTCATCCATTCGTGAATTTCTTTGCAGTGAAGCGATGTTTCATCTCGGTGTGCCGACCACGCGTGCGCTGAGTCTGGTATTAACGGGCGATGCTATTTGGCGCGATATGTTTTATGACGGCAATCCGAAAGCGGAACCGGGCGCGATCGTCTGCCGGGTTGCGCCTTCTTTTATCCGCTTTGGCCATTTCCAGTTGCCGGCCATGCGCGGTGAACTCAGCCAGTTAAATCAACTTATCGATTTCACCATCGATCGCGATTTTTCACATCTGTTGGCGGAACCAGTGGAACAACGCCGTGCCTTGTGGTTTCGAGAGATCTGCCGCACTACCGCAAAACTGATGGTGGAATGGACGCGGATTGGTTTTGTGCATGGAGTCATGAATACCGACAACATGTCGATCTTGGGCTTAACCATCGATTACGGTCCGTATGGTTGGGTTGATAATTTCGATCTGCACTGGACTCCCAACACCACCGATGCCGAAGGGTTGCGTTACTGCTTTGGCCGGCAACCGGCAATCGCCCGCTGGAACCTACAACGCTTGGCGGAAGCATTAGCGACTGTGATACCCGATCAGGCTATTTTCTCGGAAGGCATTACAGAGTTTGATGAGGTCTTTGCGCTGGCAATGGGCAACATGCTGGCAGCGAAATTAGGTTGGCAGCTGTGGCGGTCGGAAGACAGTGAACTGGTGAATCGCTTGTTTGATCTATTGCAGCAAGCTGAAGTTGATATGACGTTGTTTTTCCGCCGACTAGCGTATCTGGATGTAACACAGCCAGATTTATCTCTGCTGGCAGAGGCTTTTTATCGCGACGATCTGTTGGTGCAGAATCAACTGGCCTTGACGCAATGGCTGAACGATTACAGTCAGCGGGTCTTAAGCGAAGGTATTTTGCCGGAAGATCGTGCTGCTCGG of the uncultured Tolumonas sp. genome contains:
- a CDS encoding YdiU family protein; this translates as MASLNFDNRFIHELPGDPLTVNQTRQVNAAFWSTVTPTPVPQPQLIASSAEVAALLGLTPADLQQPEWVAALAGNELLDGMSPFATCYGGHQFGQWAGQLGDGRAISLGELLHAQQRWELQLKGAGPTPYSRRADGRAVLRSSIREFLCSEAMFHLGVPTTRALSLVLTGDAIWRDMFYDGNPKAEPGAIVCRVAPSFIRFGHFQLPAMRGELSQLNQLIDFTIDRDFSHLLAEPVEQRRALWFREICRTTAKLMVEWTRIGFVHGVMNTDNMSILGLTIDYGPYGWVDNFDLHWTPNTTDAEGLRYCFGRQPAIARWNLQRLAEALATVIPDQAIFSEGITEFDEVFALAMGNMLAAKLGWQLWRSEDSELVNRLFDLLQQAEVDMTLFFRRLAYLDVTQPDLSLLAEAFYRDDLLVQNQLALTQWLNDYSQRVLSEGILPEDRAARMNQVNPVYVLRNYLSQQVIEAAEQGDYQPIAELLAVLRHPYTEQPGKAAYAQKRPDWARHKPGCSMLSCSS